From Triticum aestivum cultivar Chinese Spring chromosome 4A, IWGSC CS RefSeq v2.1, whole genome shotgun sequence, a single genomic window includes:
- the LOC123088322 gene encoding haloacid dehalogenase-like hydrolase domain-containing protein 3, producing MPATLMRCPLLLGRHPVTALRHSSSSRMRRVRRATGGGSQGRPPAYGGLLLDAGGTLLQLAQPVAKTYAALGRPYGVRKPEKYIMEGFKRAFSAPWPKTLRYQGDGRPFWRIVVAEATDCTNNDYFEEVYQYYAHGDAWRLPDGAYRTLRDLKKPGVKLAVVSNFDTRLRKLLKDLNVSHMFDAIVVSSEVGYEKPAPEIFKIALDQIGVEARNAVHVGDDETADKAGANAIGLKCWLWGEDVKKFSEIQHQIVAKGSR from the exons ATGCCTGCCACGTTGATGCGCTGCCCCCTCCTACTCGGGCGGCACCCGGTGACCGCCCTCCgacactcctcctcctcccgcatgcGTCGTGTGCGCAGAGCCACGGGGGGTGGGAGCCAGGGGCGGCCACCGGCGTATGGTGGGCTGCTACTCGATGCTGGTGGCACGCTGCTGCAGTTGGCGCAGCCGGTCGCCAAGACATATGCAGCCCTCGGCCGTCCATACG GTGTGAGGAAACCCGAAAAGTACATCATGGAGGGATTCAAGCGTGCTTTCTCGGCGCCATGGCCCAAGACGCTCAGGTACCAA GGTGATGGGCGACCATTCTGGAGGATTGTCGTCGCGGAAGCAACTGACTGCACAAACAATGATTATTTCGAAGAAGTATATCAG TACTATGCACATGGAGATGCATGGCGTCTACCTGATGGAGCTTACAGAACACTGCGTGATTTAAAAAAACCTGGAG TTAAGCTAGCTGTCGTATCTAACTTCGACACACGGCTAAGGAAATTGCTCAAGGATCTCAATGTCTCACATAT GTTTGATGCCATTGTGGTATCATCAGAGGTTGGATATGAGAAACCTGCTCCAGAGATCTTCAAAATAGCATTAG ACCAAATTGGTGTGGAAGCCAGAAATGCAGTACACGTAGGAGATGATGAAACTGCAGACAAGGCGGGTGCTAACGCTATTGGACTCAAGTGCTG GCTGTGGGGAGAAGATGTGAAGAAATTTTCTGAGATACAGCACCAGATCGTAGCAAAAGGCTCACGATGA